Proteins from a single region of Ensifer adhaerens:
- a CDS encoding Na+/H+ antiporter subunit C, which translates to MEIILSAAIGVLTASGVYLLLRPRTYQVIIGLSLLSYAVNLFIFGMGRLRVNAPPVLEPGGVGDLSRFTDPVPQALVLTAIVIGFAMTALFLVVLLASRGFTGTDHVDGREQRHD; encoded by the coding sequence ATGGAGATCATTCTTTCTGCCGCGATCGGCGTTCTGACCGCATCCGGCGTCTACCTGCTGCTGCGCCCGCGAACCTATCAGGTGATCATCGGCCTCTCGCTGCTCTCCTATGCGGTCAACCTCTTCATCTTCGGCATGGGGCGCCTTCGCGTGAATGCGCCGCCGGTGCTGGAACCCGGTGGCGTCGGCGATCTCAGCCGCTTCACCGACCCGGTGCCTCAGGCGCTCGTCCTGACAGCGATCGTCATCGGCTTCGCCATGACCGCGCTCTTCCTCGTCGTGCTGCTGGCCTCGCGCGGCTTCACCGGCACGGACCACGTCGACGGCCGGGAGCAGCGCCATGACTAA